From Diadema setosum chromosome 5, eeDiaSeto1, whole genome shotgun sequence, the proteins below share one genomic window:
- the LOC140228527 gene encoding ankyrin repeat domain-containing protein 17-like produces MQVERSIQQKMQNGGQKKTTVSRKEGKTVSNINVPKSHANKNSAIEKVQLLASLQQDLMAELSGSEEGEVSEVESFILDQEELENGPTIEMASKLLRLDSQGHPDLRAVDPDTLEAFLDAAGIDKLGPFEGKMDAYDPEILGRLTSSVSSALDQAEAALYGIKENAALSAQHADGLPAVGAVASSSDPMPSRRGGEDDKLIQETNEEGESLLSLACSGGYFELAHVLLKMNANVEDRGSKGDCTPLMEAASAGHVDLVKLLLEYGADTNAQSSAGNTPLMYACNGGHEEIVKLLLDQGANIEDHNENGHTPLMEAASSGHVNIAKILLEKGAGINTHSNEFKESALTLACYKGHLEMVKFLLEAGADHEHKTDEMHTALMEASMDGHVEVARLLLDHGAQVNMPADSFESPLTLAACGGHVKLASLLIERGANIEEVNDEGYTPLMEAAREGHEEMVALLLAQGANINAQTEETQETALTLACCGGFLEVARFLIEVGADIELGCSTPLMEAAQEGHVDLVKFLLSKEANVHAQTATGDTALTYACENGHTDVADVLLAHGADLEHESEGGRTPLMKAARAGHLCTVQYLISKGADVNRATTNNDHTVLSLACAGGHLKVVELLLAHNADPSHKLKDNSTCLIESAKGGHSEVTVLVLEYPTNMISHPEGMATPPTPDQGEVSRVPTQALPIVVPPQEPDKHPDQVHLTELGGSSLLHAQQMSALSSVPDESLYQRMASTSITTTLASATAAPPGPSIPLQSLERDILSPTLTSSLPSTNILASKTLPDTTITKLDAVAITKAASTKHQRTAEEQILEKQQIYAELQKVERELQQRMEVQKVLTDGLQGQGLDPAESKLTLPVSLPIGITVPSSTATVVSQVGVTGSVGSVPVENSAAGVDPPHLSASVARSNSNQSGNQMQSGVQVPPYMQPLPPSASDGEESGDNDDDLALDTREIRIVSSTAAQHEGRLEDDGATQALDVAETDVRHKPLGCESQPSLGSQSASVAPPAYEVCNASSNCNCSPSVSTMATLPSNPTLNPALVGIPPSQLASHAVGIMTSLAGPDTSSPASVTSPLPDVHTLLNTVESSATQVDPSGLAAAGMGQPMLNGGVQVTPGTGAASVTGVAGTMGIPHGHTCEVHRDPEKRPLEAKKPPPQTQSVGTQCDRSSIPHHHPPPPLHLSTNPKGMGAGVAATTAALVPSPASPGSFDQASFMPHPPVEIDAQTESNHDTALTIACAGGHDDLVQMLLEKGANIEHRDKKGFTPLILAATAGHYKTVQILLAHNADIEAQSERTKDTPLSLACSGGRYEVVELLLSNNANKEHRNVSDYTPLSLAASGGYVNIIKLLLRKGAEINSRTGSKLGISPLMLAAMNGHTAAVKLLLDMGSDINAQIETNRNTALTLACFQGRTEVVTLLVDRKATVEHRAKTGLTPLMEAASGGYADVGSVLIDKGADVNAPPVPSSRDTALTIAADKGHYRFVELLLNHKAAVDVKNKKGQSSLWLACNGGHFDVVQLLVHKGAHIDSQDNRKVSCLMAAFRKGHVKVVRWMVKHVNQFPSDTDCMRYIATISDRDLLKKCNQCMEIIVVAKERQAAEANKNASILLEQLESEKTREESRKAAAAKRREKKKKKRKEKQQKGGPNNSSPEPDQEEEDDSSIGRDTYEDLVPLEPPSATTTTTIGKLRTKDVLTTTLSQGANTTTTTVSKKNKNNLGSIISATTSSLSSLTTATTTTTPTTVVATTAGQSSHKSSASSSSSNVISNHTGSKLPPSSKTNSSSVKENNKANQAKSGSNSSKEERQNSKNRLTINGEAKEGGKEGRQEEKVREEKKRKRSSMKEKQQNHTIKHDDFHGGSAVDGSKKSVGPGGDGGSPGMKGSSITAASPKRGQKREDGWKEVVRRSKKVTVPATAISRLIGRGGCNINAIRDATGAHIDVDRQNKGNERTINIKGSADATRQAHQLISALIKDPDKDLGELVAKIKKSSAPSNSATVAFATISTSVHSQPLSAAHTAKSMAQAASMASKQAPKNTQSSTAAFQQASKQSIHPPSSHQQLTQSHSAPPISPFTGAQRPTRYMKQPQQQQQQQQQQQQQQIAALAQQWGRNPAIRQPGPAAAVVSRPTDQTQPPPNRGPTINVSAGGGSPAQQASAKSPRSGVARQLFTQPAGKAVTTTVTASMPMQSATAGGSGTTLASSTPSINTNMPNPVSAQSNGSASFAAKISEGRPGLIHMSSMMMGSQSQMAAEQVGSGVLPQQPEGNRSAPVSTAPVGGFNFIPHMPAQCDHFPWSLHEQGSLKEDGTVPEPGFSAAQEAKAPGYKRLSTGSMPVGAETGLLSTANALQTNPGILNPMQQTHFMHHSQQQPLSHSHSHSNPHQHSQPHPHPHPLSHQHPHPHPIERPDPVSAPLSHGHTNLSHFSPIPAQPAPSPTPPAANASPISPGTSPQSGTTSPSNAMASQDRKALRPIGTERNLQNLRRTPVGYSDIPIVTTASSIWAYQGVGESGSSWMNSAPSMDDMAVNNQAAPMLRTYPERPIGRPESYHGQPMVTPFHRGEIGEQQGLPSSMTPPNHQGLYQGTPPIGISNGLWGATDVMDSNQTWRMWNQSSM; encoded by the exons GTTGCCAGCTGTTGGGGCCGTGGCCTCCTCCTCAGATCCGATGCCGTCGCGAAGAGGAGGGGAGGATGACAAGCTGATCCAGGAAACCAACGAAGAGGGGGAAAGCCTCCTCTCCCTGGCCTGCTCTGGGGGCTACTTTGAACTCGCCCAT GTCTTGCTGAAGATGAATGCCAATGTTGAGGATCGGGGCAGCAAGGGTGACTGCACGCCCCTCATGGAGGCGGCCAGCGCGGGTCACGTGGACCTTGTCAAACTCCTCCTGGAGTACGGAGCTGACACCAATGCTCAGTCCAGCGCAG GCAACACTCCGCTGATGTACGCCTGCAATGGTGGCCACGAGGAGATCGTCAAGCTCTTGCTGGACCAGGGGGCCAACATCGAGGACCACAACGAGAACGGGCACACCCCGCTGATGGAGGCTGCCAGCAGTGGCCACGTCAACATCGCCAAGATCCTGCTGGAGAAGGGTGCTGGCATCAACACGCATTCCAATGAGTTCAAGGAGAGTGCCCTCACCCTGGCGTGCTACAAAG GTCATCTCGAGATGGTGAAGTTCTTACTGGAGGCCGGTGCAGATCATGAGCACAAGACGGATGAGATGCACACTGCCCTCATGGAAGCCTCCATGGACGGGCACGTGGAAGTGGCAAGACTGCTGTTGGACCATGGTGCCCAG GTCAACATGCCTGCCGACAGCTTTGAGTCACCACTGACCCTGGCGGCGTGTGGGGGTCACGTCAAGCTGGCCTCCTTGCTCATCGAGAGAGGTGCCAACATCGAGGAGGTCAACGATGAGGGATACACGCCGCTGATGGAGGCAGCCAGGGAGGGGCACGAGGAGATGGTGGCCCTGCTTCTCGCTCAAG GAGCCAACATCAATGCCCAGACGGAGGAGACCCAGGAGACGGCGCTCACGCTGGCCTGCTGCGGGGGCTTCCTGGAGGTAGCCCGCTTCCTCATCGAGGTCGGCGCCGACATCGAGTTGGGCTGCTCCACCCCGCTCATGGAGGCTGCGCAAGAGGGGCACGTGGATCTCGTCAAGTTCTTGCTCAGCAAAG AAGCCAACGTCCATGCGCAGACTGCCACGGGGGACACAGCCCTGACGTACGCCTGCGAAAATGGACACACGGATGTGGCGGACGTGCTCCTGGCTCATGGTGCAGACTTG GAGCACGAGTCGGAGGGAGGGCGTACTCCACTCATGAAGGCAGCTAGGGCGGGACACCTATGCACAGTACAGTACCTCATCAGCAAAG GCGCTGATGTGAATAGGGCAACAACCAACAATGACCACACTGTCTTGTCACTGGCCTGTGCTGGAGGTCACCTGAAGGTCGTGGAACTTCTGCTTGCTCACAATGCCGACCCCTCCCACAAGCTGAAG GACAACTCAACTTGTCTCATTGAGTCAGCCAAGGGAGGCCACTCCGAGGTGACTGTCCTAGTGCTGGAGTACCCCACCAACATGATCTCTCATCCAGAAGGCATGGCGACGCCCCCTACCCCAGACCAGGGAGAG GTGTCTAGAGTTCCAACCCAGGCACTGCCCATCGTTGTCCCACCCCAGGAACCAGACAAGCACCCGGATCAGGTGCACCTGACGGAGCTAGGTG GATCATCCCTCTTGCATGCTCAGCAGATGTCTGCCTTATCTTCTGTACCGGATGAATCCTTGTACCAAAGAATGGCCAGTACCTCCATCACTACCACTTTGGCCTCAGCCACAGCAGCTCCGCCAGGCCCCTCCATCCCGCTCCAGAGCCTTGAAAGGGACATCCTCAGTCCGACCCTCACGTCCAGCCTACCCTCCACCAACATCCTCGCTTCCAAGACGCTCCCGGACACCACCATCACCAAGCTGGATGCCGTGGCCATTACCAAGGCAGCGAGCACCAAGCACCAGCGCACTGCCGAAGAGCAGATCCTGGAGAAGCAGCAGATCTACGCTGAGCTGCAGAAGGTGGAGCGGGAGCTTCAGCAGCGGATGGAGGTGCAGAAGGTGCTGACAGACGGGCTGCAGGGACAGGGGCTGGATCCGGCAGAATCCAAGCTGACGCTTCCAGTCTCCCTCCCTATTGGTATTACGGTGCCGAGTAGCACAGCGACAGTGGTCTCACAGGTTGGGGTGACAGGATCGGTGGGTTCCGTGCCGGTGGAAAACAGCGCTGCTGGCGTGGACCCACCTCACTTGTCGGCTTCTGTAGCTAGGAGCAATAGTAATCAGTCTGGTAACCAGATGCAGTCCGGAGTTCAGGTTCCACCGTACATGCAGCCGCTCCCTCCATCAGCATCTGATGGGGAGGAGAGTGGGGATAACGATGACGACTTGGCTCTCGACACTCGCGAGATCAGGATCGTTTCGTCCACCGCTGCTCAGCATGAAGGTAGGCTGGAGGATGACGGTGCCACCCAGGCCTTGGATGTAGCTGAGACTGATGTACGACACAAGCCTCTAGGTTGTGAGTCACAGCCAAGTCTGGGGTCTCAGTCGGCGTCAGTAGCACCACCAGCCTATGAAGTGTGCAACGCCAGCAGCAACTGCAACTGCAGCCCTTCTGTGAGCACCATGGCTACCCTACCTAGCAACCCTACACTCAATCCAGCCCTTGTTGGTATTCCACCCTCTCAGTTGGCAAGTCATGCTGTCGGTATCATGACCAGTCTTGCAGGTCCAGACACCAGCAGCCCAGCTTCGGTAACCTCACCCCTCCCCGATGTGCACACACTGCTCAACACAGTGGAGTCTTCAGCGACTCAGGTAGACCCCAGCGGTCTCGCAGCAGCGGGCATGGGGCAGCCGATGCTCAATGGTGGTGTCCAAGTTACGCCTGGCACAGGTGCAGCAAGTGTCACCGGCGTGGCAGGAACCATGGGAATCCCTCATGGACACACCTGTGAAGTGCACCGAG ATCCCGAAAAGAGACCTCTTGAGGCCAAGAAACCACCTCCCCAGACCCAGTCTGTGGGCACTCAGTGTGACCGGTCGTCCATCCCCCACCaccaccctccccctccactCCACCTGAGCACCAATCCCAAGGGgatgggggcaggggtggcCGCCACCACGGCCGCCCTCGTCCCCTCACCAGCATCGCCCGGCAGCTTTGACCAGGCGAGCTTCATGCCACACCCACCGGTAGAGATCGATGCGCAGACCGAGAGCAACCACGACACGGCGCTGACCATTGCCTGCGCAGGGGGACATGATGACCTCGTTCAGATGCTGCTGGAAAAGGGAGCCAACATCGAGCACCGTGATAAGAAAG GTTTCACCCCACTGATCCTAGCGGCTACAGCCGGACACTACAAAACGGTGCAGATACTGCTCGCCCACAATGCTGACATAGAGGCACAGTCTGAACGTACCAAAGACACTCCTCTCTCGCTTGCCTGCTCTGGAGGCAGATACGAG GTCGTGGAGCTTCTATTGTCAAACAATGCCAACAAGGAGCACCGCAACGTCTCTGATTATACTCCTCTAAGCTTGgcggcgtctggcggctacgtCAACATCATCAAGTTACTCCTGAGGAAGGGAGCGGAGATCAACTCCAG AACGGGAAGTAAGCTGGGTATATCGCCCCTCATGTTGGCTGCCATGAACGGTCATACAGCGGCTGTCAAGCTTCTTCTGGACATGGGCAGTGACATCAATGCCCAGATCGAGACCAACCGAAACACCGCCCTCACACTGGCCTGTTTCCAGGGTCGGACGGAGGTGGTGACTCTTCTGGTCGATCGCAAAGCCACTGTGGAACACAGAGCAAAG ACGGGCCTCACACCGTTGATGGAGGCAGCATCAGGTGGTTATGCAGATGTCGGCAGCGTCTTGATCGATAAGGGGGCTGATGTCAACGCGCCTCCTGTGCCGTCCTCTCGAGACACTGCCCTGACCATTGCGGCCGACAAGGGTCACTACCGCTTTGTGGAACTACTGCTCAACCACAAGGCCGCAGTGGACGTCAAGAACAAGAAGGGCCAGTCCTCTCTATGGCTTGCTTGCAATG GCGGTCATTTTGATGTGGTGCAGCTGCTAGTGCACAAAGGTGCACACATTGACAGCCAGGACAACAGAAAAGTATCCTGTCTGATGGCAGCTTTCAGAAAG GGCCATGTGAAGGTTGTGCGCTGGATGGTGAAACATGTCAACCAGTTCCCATCAGACACGGACTGCATGCGGTACATTGCCACCATCTCAGACAGG GACCTCCTGAAGAAGTGCAACCAATGCATGGAGATCATCGTGGTTGCTAAGGAGAGACAGGCTGCTGAGGCCAACAAGAATGCCAGCATTCTCCTTGAGCAGCTGGAGTCTGAAAAG ACTCGGGAGGAGAGTCGCAAGGCAGCAGCCGCCAAACGTcgggagaagaagaagaagaagaggaaggagaagcAGCAGAAGGGAGGACCCAACAACAGCTCCCCAGAGCCAGAccaagaggaggaggatgacaGCAGCATTGGAAGAGACACCT ATGAAGATCTTGTACCACTAGAGCCCCCATcagccaccaccaccacaaccatCGGCAAGTTACGTACCAAGGACGTCCTGACAACTACGTTGTCCCAGGGggccaacaccaccaccaccaccgtcagcaagaagaacaagaacaacctGGGCAGCATCATCTCCGCCACCACCAGCAGCTTGTCATCGCTCACCACagctaccaccaccaccacgcCAACCACAGTGGTGGCGACAACGGCTGGCCAGTCATCCCACAAGTCCTCggcatcatcatcgtcatcgaaCGTCATCAGCAACCACACTGGCAGCAAGCTACCACCCAGCAGCAAG ACAAATTCTTCATCTGTGAAGGAGAACAACAAGGCCAACCAGGCCAAGAGCGGCTCCAACTCAAGCAAGGAGGAGCGGCAGAACAGCAAGAACCGCTTGACCATCAATGGGGAGGCCAAGGAGGGGGGCAAGGAGGGCCGGCAGGAGGAGAAGGTGcgggaggagaagaagaggaagcgTAGCAGCATGAAGGAGAAACAGCAGAACCACACCAT TAAACACGACGACTTCCACGGTGGTAGTGCCGTGGATGGCAGCAAGAAATCTGTCGGGCCAGGAGGCGATGGCGGCAGTCCGGGAATGAAGGGGTCGTCCATCACGGCTGCTAGCCCAAAACGAGGCCAGAAGCGAGAGGATGGCTGGAAGGAAGTTGTCAGAAG GTCCAAGAAGGTCACTGTGCCAGCGACTGCCATCAGCAGACTAATAGGTCGAGGGGGCTGCAACATCAATGCCATTCGAGATGCGACGGGAGCCCACATTGACGTGGATCGGCAGAATAAGGGCAATGAGCGTACCATCAACATCAA GGGATCGGCTGATGCCACGAGGCAGGCCCACCAACTCATCAGTGCCCTGATCAAGGACCCCGACAAGGACCTCGGAGAGCTGGTGGCGAAGATCAAGAAGTCCTCGGCACCATCCAACTCGGCCACGGTGGCCTTCGCCACCATCAGTACCTCTGTACACTCCCAGCCTCTGTCGGCTGCCCACACCGCCAAGAGCATGGCGCAGGCAGCGAGCATGGCATCAAAACAGGCACCAAAG AACACTCAGTCTAGTACTGCCGCTTTCCAACAAGCTAGTAAGCAGAGCATCCATCCTCCAAGCAGCCATCAGCAGCTAACCCAGAGCCACAGTGCCCCTCCCATCTCCCCCTTCACCGGAGCACAGCGCCCCACCCGATATATGAAGCAAccacagcagcaacagcagcaacaacagcaacagcagcagcagcagataGCAGCACTGGCCCAGCAGTGGGGTCGCAATCCCGCCATCCGACAGCCAGGTCCTGCAGCTGCTGTTGTCAGCAGGCCAACTGACCAGACCCAGCCACCTCCCAATCGAGGCCCCACCATCAATGTCTCAGCTGGTGGTGGGAGTCCAGCCCAGCAGGCTTCGGCAAAGTCCCCCAGGAGCGGAGTGGCCAGACAGCTGTTCACCCAGCCAGCTGGCAAGGCCGTAACTACCACCGTGACAGCCAGCATGCCCATGCAGAGTGCCACCGCAGGGGGCTCGGGGACGACGCTTGCCAGCAGCACTCCGTCCATCAACACCAACATGCCAAATCCTGTCTCGGCACAATCCAATGGCAGTGCATCCTTTGCTGCAAAGATTTCGGAGGGTCGGCCTGGGCTGATACACATGTCGTCCATGATGATGGGATCTCAGAGTCAGATGGCAGCTGAGCAGGTTGGATCTGGAGTGCTCCCTCAACAACCGGAAGGAAATCGCAGCGCACCGGTCTCCACGGCTCCAGTTGGAGGATTCAACTTCATCCCTCACATGCCAGCTCAGTGCGATCACTTCCCCTGGAGCCTGCACGAGCAAGGGTCCTTGAAGGAAGATGGTACGGTTCCAGAGCCAGGCTTTTCTGCAGCTCAAGAGGCCAAGGCACCGGGCTACAAGAGACTCTCCACTGGCTCCATGCCAGTCGGAGCGGAGACGGGGCTGCTGAGCACCGCGAACGCCCTGCAGACCAACCCCGGCATCCTCAACCCAATGCAGCAGACCCACTTCATGCACCACAGTCAGCAACAGCCTCTGTCCCATTCCCACAGCCACTCAAACCCTCACCAGCACTCCCAGCCCCACCCTCACCCCCACCCTCTCTCCCACCAACACCCCCATCCTCATCCCATCGAACGGCCCGATCCCGTGTCCGCACCCTTGTCCCATGGCCACACCAATCTGTCCCATTTCTCTCCCATACCTGCCCAGCCggcaccctcccctacccctcCTGCAGCCAACGCTTCCCCCATCTCTCCGGGCACCTCTCCCCAGTCTGGCACCACTAGCCCCAGTAACGCCATGGCTAGTCAAGACCGGAAGGCACTGCGCCCCATTGGGACAGAGAGAAACCTGCAAAACCTACGACGTACTCCAGTGGGATACAGTGATATACCCATTGTCACCACTGCGAGCAGCATCTGGGCTTACCAAGGAG TGGGCGAGAGTGGTTCCAGCTGGATGAACTCGGCTCCCTCGATGGACGACATGGCAGTGAACAACCAAGCCGCTCCGATGCTGCGAACCTACCCTGAGAGGCCCATTGGAAGACCTGAGAGCTACCACGGACAACCCATG GTAACGCCTTTCCACCGAGGGGAGATAGGTGAGCAGCAGGGCCTACCAAGCTCCATGACTCCACCCAACCACCAGGGTCTCTACCAGGGCACGCCCCCCATCGGGATCAGCAACGGGCTCTGGGGTGCCACGGATGTCATGGACAGCAACCAG ACTTGGAGGATGTGGAATCAGTCATCCATGTAG